A region of Rhodospirillales bacterium DNA encodes the following proteins:
- a CDS encoding NYN domain-containing protein gives MKSHFYSEERIALFIDGANLYSAARALGFDIDYRKLLKVFRDRGRLVRAYYYTALVEDQEYSPIRPLIDWLDYNGYTMVTKPTKEFTDAMGRRKIKGNMDIELAIDVLEMSEHIDHAVLFSGDGDFRRLVEAVQRRGLRVSVVSTIKSAPPMVADELRRQADEFVELAELAPLIARSPAERPQRPAPAPRDSDLDDDQMVRSA, from the coding sequence ATGAAAAGCCATTTCTACAGTGAGGAGCGTATCGCGCTCTTCATTGATGGCGCGAACCTGTACTCGGCCGCCCGCGCCCTCGGCTTCGACATCGACTACCGCAAGCTGCTCAAGGTGTTCCGCGACCGCGGCCGGCTGGTGCGCGCCTACTACTACACGGCGCTGGTCGAGGACCAGGAGTACTCCCCGATCCGCCCGCTGATCGATTGGCTGGACTACAACGGGTACACCATGGTCACCAAGCCGACCAAGGAATTCACCGACGCCATGGGCCGCCGCAAGATCAAAGGCAACATGGACATCGAGCTGGCGATCGACGTGCTGGAGATGTCGGAGCACATCGACCACGCCGTGCTGTTCTCCGGCGACGGCGATTTCCGCCGTCTCGTCGAGGCGGTCCAGCGCCGCGGTCTGCGCGTCTCCGTCGTCAGCACGATCAAGTCGGCGCCGCCGATGGTCGCCGACGAGCTGCGCCGCCAGGCCGACGAGTTCGTGGAGCTGGCCGAGCTGGCGCCGCTGATCGCCCGGTCGCCCGCCGAGCGTCCGCAGCGTCCCGCGCCGGCGCCGCGCGACAGCGACCTCGACGACGACCAGATGGTG
- the folK gene encoding 2-amino-4-hydroxy-6-hydroxymethyldihydropteridine diphosphokinase, whose amino-acid sequence MEFLTGAAYQRCLPEAPLAIHIGLGANLRHPRFGDPVRTLGAALRRLAYLGVRTRRRSSWYRSAPVPASDQPWYVNAVAEVSTGLGPEATLAALHRVEAEFGRVREARNAARWIDIDLIDYDNILINNENISIPHPRSHLRAFVLLPLAELVPAWRHPRTGDAIVDLIAALPPDQRIERLAR is encoded by the coding sequence ATGGAATTTTTGACGGGCGCCGCCTACCAGCGATGCCTTCCGGAGGCACCCTTGGCGATCCATATCGGACTAGGCGCGAACCTCCGCCACCCACGCTTCGGCGACCCGGTCCGGACTCTCGGCGCGGCGTTGAGGCGTCTGGCCTACCTGGGCGTGCGGACCCGGAGGCGGTCGTCGTGGTACCGGTCGGCGCCCGTGCCGGCCTCCGACCAGCCTTGGTACGTCAACGCCGTCGCCGAGGTGTCGACCGGGCTGGGGCCCGAGGCGACGCTCGCGGCGCTGCACCGGGTCGAAGCCGAGTTCGGCCGTGTGCGGGAGGCGCGCAACGCTGCCAGATGGATCGATATCGATCTGATAGACTACGATAATATATTGATAAATAATGAGAATATATCGATTCCTCATCCACGATCGCATCTGCGGGCGTTCGTCCTTTTGCCGCTCGCCGAGTTGGTGCCGGCGTGGCGTCATCCCCGCACCGGGGACGCCATCGTGGATCTGATCGCGGCGCTGCCGCCGGATCAGCGGATCGAACGCCTCGCGCGATAA
- a CDS encoding DNA-directed RNA polymerase subunit omega — protein sequence MARVTVEDCIVQVPNRFDLVMLAAQRARDITAGSTLLVDRDRDKNPVVSLREIADKKLDLAVLKEAIISGLQKHADIDQPEEGNEMLELEEHLAATLAQQGAEAAQPRPLPADDYDDTDQP from the coding sequence ATGGCGCGCGTCACCGTCGAGGACTGCATCGTGCAGGTCCCCAATCGTTTCGACCTCGTGATGCTCGCGGCGCAGCGCGCGCGCGACATCACCGCCGGCTCGACCCTGCTGGTCGACCGCGACCGCGACAAGAACCCGGTCGTCTCCTTGCGCGAGATCGCCGACAAGAAGCTCGACCTCGCCGTCCTCAAGGAGGCGATCATCAGCGGGCTCCAGAAGCACGCCGATATCGACCAGCCGGAGGAGGGCAACGAGATGCTCGAGCTCGAGGAGCATCTCGCGGCCACGCTGGCGCAGCAGGGCGCCGAGGCGGCCCAGCCGCGGCCGCTGCCGGCCGACGACTACGACGACACCGACCAGCCGTAG
- a CDS encoding pyridoxine 5'-phosphate synthase translates to MNARRIRLGINIDHVATVRNARGGRLPDPLRAARMAEAAGADGITAHLREDRRHIVDADIERLVAEIALPLNFEMAATAEMVAIAERHRPHAACIVPEKREERTTEGGLDAVGQHDHLKPMVARLRDAGCRVSLFIEPDRRQLAAAVSLGAPVVELHTGRYCELEGAARAAELERLRAAAAACATMGLECHMGHGLAYDNVGPVAAIPQVVELNIGHFLIGEAIFVGLDASIREMRRLMDKARGLEA, encoded by the coding sequence ATGAACGCGCGCCGCATCCGCCTGGGCATCAACATCGACCACGTCGCCACCGTGCGCAACGCGCGTGGCGGCCGACTGCCCGATCCGCTGCGCGCGGCGCGCATGGCCGAGGCGGCCGGCGCCGACGGCATCACCGCGCACCTGCGCGAGGACCGCCGGCACATCGTCGACGCCGACATCGAGCGGCTCGTGGCCGAGATCGCGCTGCCGCTGAATTTCGAGATGGCCGCGACGGCGGAGATGGTGGCGATCGCCGAGCGCCACCGGCCGCACGCCGCCTGCATCGTGCCGGAGAAGCGCGAGGAGCGGACGACGGAGGGCGGTCTCGACGCCGTCGGCCAGCACGACCACCTGAAGCCGATGGTGGCGCGGCTGCGCGACGCCGGCTGCCGCGTGTCGCTGTTCATCGAGCCCGACCGGCGCCAGCTCGCGGCGGCGGTGTCGCTGGGCGCGCCGGTGGTCGAGCTGCACACCGGCCGCTACTGCGAGCTGGAGGGCGCCGCGCGCGCGGCCGAGCTGGAGCGGCTGCGCGCCGCCGCCGCCGCCTGCGCGACGATGGGTCTGGAATGCCACATGGGCCACGGTCTGGCCTACGACAACGTCGGGCCGGTGGCGGCGATCCCGCAGGTGGTCGAGCTGAACATCGGCCATTTCCTGATCGGCGAGGCGATCTTCGTCGGCCTCGACGCCAGCATCCGCGAGATGCGGCGTTTGATGGACAAGGCGCGCGGCCTCGAGGCCTGA
- a CDS encoding SMP-30/gluconolactonase/LRE family protein: MREVTTGYGLVEGPVWDPARGLYFSDVMNGGVFLLDRADKVSLAVPKRRGVGGIALHAAGGLVLGGRDVVHAPLDGGPGRTLLAAADTPGGIGFNDLTTDRAGRVYVGSLAFRVFGGEAPKPGHLHVIDLDGRARTISDGVMLTNGLGVSPDGTRLYHSDARAHIVRVYDVGADGSVGPWRVFADLGEDHVPDGLKVAADGSVWVADAHGGRVAVYGADGAHRMDLAVPLSMVTSVCFAGDDLRDLYVVTGSRGGPRENCGTVFRTRVDTPGLALAPARVALS; the protein is encoded by the coding sequence ATGCGGGAAGTGACCACCGGCTACGGCCTGGTCGAAGGGCCGGTATGGGATCCGGCGCGCGGCCTCTATTTCAGCGACGTGATGAACGGCGGCGTGTTCCTGCTGGACCGCGCCGACAAGGTCTCGCTCGCGGTGCCGAAGCGGCGCGGCGTCGGCGGCATCGCGCTGCACGCCGCCGGCGGTCTCGTGCTCGGCGGCCGCGACGTCGTCCACGCGCCGCTCGACGGCGGCCCCGGCCGCACGCTGCTGGCGGCCGCGGACACGCCCGGCGGCATCGGCTTCAACGACCTCACGACCGACCGCGCCGGCCGCGTGTACGTCGGCTCGCTGGCGTTCCGCGTGTTCGGCGGCGAGGCGCCCAAGCCCGGCCACTTGCACGTCATCGACCTCGACGGCCGCGCGCGCACGATCTCCGACGGGGTGATGCTGACCAACGGGCTCGGCGTCTCGCCCGACGGGACCCGGCTCTACCATTCCGACGCGCGCGCCCACATCGTGCGCGTCTACGATGTCGGCGCCGACGGGTCGGTCGGTCCGTGGCGCGTCTTCGCCGATCTCGGCGAGGACCATGTGCCGGACGGGCTGAAGGTCGCGGCCGACGGCTCGGTCTGGGTGGCCGACGCGCATGGCGGCCGCGTCGCGGTGTATGGCGCCGACGGCGCGCACCGCATGGACCTGGCCGTGCCGCTGTCGATGGTGACCAGCGTGTGCTTCGCGGGCGACGATCTGCGCGACCTCTACGTCGTCACCGGCTCGCGCGGCGGCCCGCGCGAGAATTGCGGCACCGTGTTCCGCACGCGTGTCGACACGCCCGGTCTGGCGCTGGCGCCGGCGCGCGTCGCGCTGTCGTGA
- a CDS encoding holo-ACP synthase — protein MILGIGSDLIDIRRIEATLERHGARFVDRCFTEIERRRSEGRATRAASYAKRFAAKEACSKALGTGLRRGVYWRDMGVVNKPGGQPTMALTGGALARLAALTPPGATAEIHLTITDDYPLAQAFVVIEARPSPAVEVPEVAGP, from the coding sequence ATGATCCTGGGCATCGGCAGCGACCTGATCGACATCCGCCGCATCGAGGCGACGCTGGAGCGGCACGGCGCGCGCTTCGTCGACCGTTGCTTCACGGAGATCGAGCGGCGCCGGTCGGAGGGGCGCGCGACGCGCGCCGCCAGCTACGCCAAGCGCTTCGCCGCCAAGGAGGCGTGCTCCAAAGCGCTCGGCACCGGACTGCGGCGTGGCGTCTACTGGCGCGACATGGGCGTCGTCAACAAGCCGGGCGGACAGCCGACCATGGCGTTGACCGGCGGGGCGCTGGCGCGGCTCGCGGCGTTGACGCCGCCGGGCGCGACGGCGGAGATCCATCTGACGATCACCGACGACTACCCGTTGGCGCAGGCCTTCGTCGTCATCGAGGCGCGGCCGTCGCCGGCGGTCGAAGTGCCGGAGGTCGCCGGTCCCTAG
- the lepB gene encoding signal peptidase I: MSRKQESGGWWETVKTVFYAVLIAITARTFAYEPFNIPSGSMEPTLLVGDYLFVSKYAYGYSRHAFPLSLPPFQGRIMARDPKVGDIAVFKWPGDNRTDYIKRIIGLPGDTIRVVEGELFVNGKRVERVKETAPIPGESGPPRKDVYRETLPNGFTHLIQEHARSTSRDFTVPAGHLFVMGDNRDSSADSRVGLDGKGVGFLPIDNLVGRAEIVFMSVERHQPFLVVPMPTFDVPLLAPLARGGVMILNTVIEVVDFILLAPKRWSRFGMSIK; the protein is encoded by the coding sequence ATGAGTCGCAAGCAGGAATCCGGTGGCTGGTGGGAGACGGTCAAGACCGTCTTCTACGCCGTGCTGATCGCCATAACGGCGCGCACATTCGCCTACGAGCCGTTCAATATCCCCAGCGGATCGATGGAGCCGACCCTGCTGGTCGGCGACTATCTATTCGTCTCGAAATACGCCTACGGCTACAGCCGGCACGCCTTCCCGTTGTCGCTTCCGCCGTTCCAGGGCCGGATCATGGCGCGCGACCCGAAGGTCGGCGACATCGCCGTCTTCAAGTGGCCGGGCGACAACCGCACCGACTACATCAAACGCATCATCGGCCTGCCGGGCGACACGATCCGCGTGGTCGAGGGCGAGCTGTTCGTCAATGGCAAGCGCGTCGAGCGCGTCAAGGAGACCGCGCCGATCCCTGGAGAGAGCGGGCCGCCGCGCAAGGACGTCTACCGCGAGACCCTGCCGAACGGCTTCACCCACCTGATCCAGGAACACGCCCGCAGCACGTCGCGCGACTTCACGGTCCCGGCCGGACATCTGTTCGTGATGGGCGACAACCGCGACTCGTCGGCCGACAGCCGGGTCGGCCTCGACGGCAAGGGCGTCGGCTTCCTACCGATCGACAATCTGGTCGGGCGCGCCGAGATCGTTTTCATGTCGGTCGAGCGCCACCAGCCGTTTCTGGTGGTCCCCATGCCGACCTTCGACGTGCCGCTGCTGGCGCCGCTGGCGCGCGGCGGCGTGATGATCCTGAACACCGTGATCGAGGTGGTCGATTTCATCCTGCTGGCGCCGAAGCGGTGGAGCCGTTTCGGCATGTCCATCAAGTGA
- the rnc gene encoding ribonuclease III, which yields MSGKAASSTPAPAAEFAAALGHRFADPALLRAALTHRSAVGRQGGRAGELPFGNERLEFLGDRVLALVVADLLMRRFPRESEGEVARRHASLVRAERLADVAKAIGLGAHLVIGESEAATGGRAKPAILADACEAVIGAMYLDGGLEPARAFVERHWTAFVDRDAEPPRDPKTDLQEWAQARGLALPVYREIARDGPPHSLTFVIEVSVAGHPPARGVGRSKRESERAAAATLLATLV from the coding sequence GTGAGCGGAAAGGCCGCCTCTTCCACGCCGGCGCCGGCGGCGGAATTCGCGGCCGCGCTGGGCCACCGCTTCGCCGACCCGGCGCTGCTGCGCGCCGCGCTGACCCACCGCAGCGCCGTCGGCCGCCAGGGCGGCCGGGCGGGCGAACTGCCCTTCGGCAACGAGCGCCTGGAATTCCTCGGCGACCGCGTGCTGGCGCTGGTGGTGGCCGACCTGCTGATGCGCCGCTTCCCGCGCGAGAGCGAGGGCGAGGTGGCGCGCCGCCACGCGTCGCTGGTGCGGGCCGAGCGTCTCGCCGACGTCGCCAAGGCGATCGGGCTGGGCGCCCATCTCGTGATCGGCGAGTCCGAGGCCGCGACCGGCGGGCGCGCCAAACCGGCGATCCTCGCCGACGCCTGCGAGGCGGTGATCGGCGCGATGTACCTCGACGGCGGCCTGGAGCCGGCGCGCGCCTTCGTCGAGCGCCACTGGACCGCCTTCGTCGACCGCGACGCCGAGCCGCCGCGCGATCCCAAGACCGACCTCCAGGAGTGGGCGCAGGCCCGCGGGCTGGCGCTGCCGGTCTACCGCGAGATCGCGCGCGACGGCCCGCCGCATTCGCTGACGTTCGTCATCGAGGTGTCGGTGGCGGGCCATCCCCCCGCGCGCGGCGTCGGCCGCTCCAAGCGCGAGAGCGAACGCGCGGCGGCGGCGACGCTGCTGGCGACCCTCGTATGA